A stretch of the Neisseria sp. DTU_2020_1000833_1_SI_GRL_NUU_006 genome encodes the following:
- the ppc gene encoding phosphoenolpyruvate carboxylase, whose product MQLHILNNPKDAALAADAEFLKQSLYKLLHEEASPLVVETVKLLSTSDDSAALIEKVLPQLDEQQTHDLTLACGLFAQILNIAEDVHHERRRQIHEEAGHGGAEGSLAETVRKLKAAKIGGKAVQKQLNTTNVTAVLTAHPTEVQRQTVLNFNRRIRALLPRRERCTHPDAQAELRREIDTILLSLWQTSETRHHKISVNDEINNGVSIFPMSFFEALPKLYRSMEREFQTTYPDVDVPDILKIGGWIGGDRDGNPFVSAETLRFAFRRHGDAVFRFYRGELDKLYRELPLSVRRVKVNDDVMALSDESPDEEIARTEEPYRRAIAYIMARVMGKARSLGLGMGCKFGFMMPYASAQEFSDDLHKLQRSLCDNGSALLGEGRLADLIRSVSVFGFHMMPLDLRQHAEKHADVVAELFKHAGLEDYASLSEMEKQTVLLRELKHQRPLSSPFITYSEHTRREMAIFNEARNIKDEFGENAVTQSIISNCEQPSDLLALALLLKESGLLTVENGKPQSRINIVPLFETIEALENACPVMETMFSNEWYRDLLQSRDNIQEIMLGYSDSNKDGGYVTSSWCLYQAELGLVELFKKYDVRMRLFHGRGGSVGRGGGPSYQAILAQPAGSVAGQIRITEQGEVITAKYADPGNAVRNLETLVAATLEASLLPDQKDPEPALMQALSDVSFKYYRELITHPDFIDYFLQTSPIQEIATLNLGSRPASRKTLARIQDLRAIPWVFSWMQNRLMLPAWYGFGSAVESLCEGKPETLAALQEHAHHNPFFQAMLSNMEQVMAKTDITLAENYAGLSESPEKAAVIFGMIKEEYQRSRKALLDLLQTDELLRDNRSLARSLALRIPYLNALNGLQVAMLKRLRKDPHDPHTLLMVHLTINGVAQGLRNTG is encoded by the coding sequence ATGCAACTGCATATCCTGAACAATCCCAAAGACGCGGCTCTGGCGGCGGACGCGGAATTTTTGAAACAGTCTTTGTACAAACTTCTGCACGAAGAAGCCTCGCCTTTGGTAGTGGAAACGGTCAAACTGTTGTCCACTTCGGACGACAGCGCGGCTTTGATTGAGAAGGTTTTGCCGCAACTGGACGAACAGCAAACCCACGACCTGACGCTTGCCTGCGGCCTGTTTGCGCAGATTCTGAACATCGCCGAAGACGTACACCACGAACGCCGCCGCCAAATCCACGAAGAGGCGGGACACGGCGGCGCGGAAGGCAGCTTGGCGGAAACGGTACGCAAACTCAAAGCGGCGAAAATCGGCGGCAAGGCGGTTCAAAAACAATTAAATACAACCAATGTTACCGCCGTTCTGACCGCGCACCCGACCGAAGTGCAACGCCAAACCGTGTTGAACTTCAACCGCCGCATCCGCGCCCTCCTGCCCCGCCGCGAACGCTGCACCCATCCCGACGCGCAGGCGGAATTGCGCCGCGAAATCGACACTATCTTGTTGAGTTTGTGGCAAACCAGCGAAACGCGCCACCACAAAATCAGCGTCAACGATGAAATCAACAACGGCGTATCCATTTTCCCGATGAGTTTCTTCGAGGCGCTGCCCAAACTCTACCGCAGCATGGAACGCGAGTTTCAGACGACCTATCCTGATGTGGACGTGCCCGACATCTTAAAAATCGGCGGCTGGATAGGCGGCGACCGCGACGGCAATCCGTTCGTCTCCGCCGAGACCCTGCGTTTCGCGTTCCGCCGACATGGCGACGCGGTGTTCCGCTTTTACCGCGGCGAACTCGACAAACTCTACCGCGAGCTGCCGCTTTCCGTCCGCCGCGTCAAAGTCAACGACGACGTAATGGCGTTGTCCGACGAATCGCCCGACGAAGAAATCGCCCGCACCGAAGAGCCGTACCGCCGCGCCATCGCCTACATCATGGCGCGCGTCATGGGCAAAGCCCGCTCGCTCGGCTTGGGTATGGGCTGCAAATTCGGCTTTATGATGCCTTACGCCTCGGCGCAGGAGTTTTCAGACGACCTCCACAAGCTGCAACGCTCCCTGTGCGACAACGGCAGCGCGCTTTTGGGCGAAGGCAGGCTCGCCGACCTGATCCGTTCCGTGTCCGTGTTCGGCTTCCACATGATGCCGCTCGACTTGCGCCAACACGCGGAAAAACACGCTGATGTCGTTGCCGAACTCTTCAAACACGCCGGTTTGGAAGACTATGCCAGCCTATCCGAAATGGAAAAACAAACCGTCCTGCTGCGCGAGCTGAAACACCAGCGGCCGCTGTCCAGCCCGTTCATCACTTACAGCGAACACACCCGCCGCGAAATGGCGATTTTCAACGAAGCGCGCAACATCAAAGACGAATTCGGCGAGAACGCCGTTACCCAAAGCATCATCTCCAACTGCGAACAGCCCAGCGACCTGCTCGCCCTCGCGCTGCTGCTCAAAGAAAGCGGCTTATTGACGGTTGAAAACGGCAAACCGCAAAGCCGCATCAACATCGTCCCCCTCTTCGAAACCATCGAAGCCCTCGAAAACGCCTGCCCCGTCATGGAAACCATGTTCAGCAACGAATGGTACCGCGACCTGCTACAAAGCCGCGACAACATTCAGGAAATCATGCTCGGCTATTCCGATTCCAACAAAGACGGCGGCTACGTTACCAGCTCTTGGTGCCTCTATCAGGCGGAATTGGGCTTGGTCGAACTCTTCAAAAAATATGATGTCCGTATGCGCCTCTTCCACGGCCGCGGCGGCAGCGTCGGTCGCGGCGGCGGCCCGTCTTACCAAGCCATCCTCGCCCAACCCGCAGGCAGCGTGGCCGGACAAATCCGCATTACCGAGCAAGGCGAAGTCATCACCGCCAAATACGCCGATCCCGGCAACGCCGTGCGCAACCTCGAAACCCTCGTCGCCGCGACGCTCGAAGCCAGCCTGCTGCCCGATCAAAAAGACCCCGAACCCGCGCTCATGCAGGCATTGTCGGACGTATCGTTCAAATACTACCGCGAGCTGATTACCCACCCAGACTTCATCGACTATTTCCTGCAAACCAGCCCCATACAGGAAATCGCCACCCTCAACCTCGGCAGCCGTCCCGCCAGCCGCAAAACCTTGGCGCGGATTCAGGACTTGCGCGCGATACCGTGGGTGTTCTCATGGATGCAAAACCGCCTGATGCTGCCCGCGTGGTACGGCTTCGGCAGCGCAGTGGAAAGCCTGTGCGAAGGCAAACCCGAAACCCTTGCCGCCCTGCAGGAACACGCGCACCACAACCCATTCTTCCAAGCCATGCTCTCCAATATGGAACAAGTCATGGCGAAAACCGACATCACCCTCGCCGAAAACTACGCCGGCTTGAGCGAATCGCCCGAAAAAGCCGCCGTCATCTTCGGCATGATTAAGGAAGAATACCAACGCAGCCGCAAAGCCCTGCTCGACCTTCTGCAAACCGACGAACTCTTGCGCGACAACCGCAGCCTCGCCCGTTCGCTCGCCCTGCGGATTCCGTACCTGAACGCGCTCAACGGCCTGCAAGTCGCCATGCTCAAACGCCTGCGCAAAGACCCGCACGACCCGCACACCCTCCTGATGGTGCACCTGACCATCAACGGCGTGGCACAAGGTTTGCGCAATACCGGTTAA